Proteins co-encoded in one Cytobacillus sp. NJ13 genomic window:
- the raiA gene encoding ribosome-associated translation inhibitor RaiA: MNYNIRGENIEVTPAIREYVEKKIAKLERYFTETPDANVHVNLKTYNNNRSKVEVTIPMPNLVLRAEEDHDDMYAAIDLITDKLERQIRKHKTKVNRKFREKGNLTAVFAALENETEVPEVEEDDNELEVVRQKSFDLKPMDSEEAILQMNMLGHSFYVFTNAESNLTNVVYKRKDGRYGLIEAQ; encoded by the coding sequence ATGAATTACAACATTCGTGGTGAAAACATTGAGGTAACTCCAGCAATTAGAGAGTACGTAGAGAAGAAAATTGCTAAGTTAGAAAGGTATTTTACTGAAACTCCTGATGCAAATGTACATGTTAATTTAAAAACGTATAACAATAACCGTTCTAAAGTGGAAGTAACGATTCCGATGCCGAACCTGGTTCTTCGCGCAGAGGAAGATCATGATGATATGTATGCAGCGATTGATCTGATTACAGATAAATTGGAGCGCCAAATCCGCAAACATAAAACAAAAGTGAACCGCAAATTCCGCGAAAAGGGTAATCTGACAGCTGTGTTTGCAGCATTGGAAAATGAGACAGAGGTACCTGAAGTGGAAGAGGATGATAACGAGCTAGAAGTTGTCCGCCAAAAGAGCTTCGATCTAAAGCCAATGGACAGTGAAGAGGCGATTCTTCAAATGAATATGCTGGGTCACAGCTTCTACGTGTTCACGAATGCAGAATCTAATTTAACAAATGTAGTGTACAAGCGTAAAGATGGCCGCTATGGTCTGATTGAAGCGCAATAA
- a CDS encoding SEC-C domain-containing protein — MSTVKVSRNEPCPCGSGKKYKKCCGSKDAVSIKDVLNHEVLELQKEVRAYALTHFADDMKEDFMDLLDILEGIEPEEKEFYEFAHSFWYILFGTLEDVDSIMDEFIHAKLPAVARPRLKSILKSWGDSKAAAGILTEVTEDKAVIKDCLTGKVYNISLFGDMDVNEGNFAFAMLLPYGEEYVAFPAIFDLPGENAAQFADYIEYSFEDAKYDDPEEYLAEYFVDLMNDTPKSLAVPSMDNFDWPTKGAEQVADMFRDDMTEAGEEPWLIGMGISLWMEYLTKTGKQVKKPDNYVAGLRYLVSTIAPTKENLTQKEFGEIYGINANRVSTYYGEIYDAVEKTIIELIESSNS, encoded by the coding sequence ATGTCAACAGTAAAAGTAAGCAGAAACGAACCGTGCCCGTGCGGGAGCGGAAAAAAATATAAAAAGTGCTGCGGCAGTAAAGATGCTGTTTCAATAAAAGATGTTTTAAATCACGAAGTTCTTGAGCTTCAAAAGGAAGTAAGGGCCTATGCGCTTACTCATTTTGCAGATGACATGAAAGAGGATTTCATGGATCTTCTGGATATCCTTGAAGGTATAGAACCAGAGGAAAAAGAGTTCTATGAATTTGCACACTCCTTTTGGTACATTCTCTTTGGAACTCTGGAAGATGTGGACTCCATTATGGATGAGTTCATTCATGCGAAATTACCGGCTGTTGCTCGTCCGCGCTTAAAAAGCATTTTAAAATCGTGGGGAGACAGCAAAGCGGCAGCTGGAATACTGACCGAAGTAACTGAGGATAAAGCAGTCATTAAAGATTGCCTGACAGGGAAGGTTTACAATATCTCCCTATTTGGTGATATGGACGTTAATGAAGGAAACTTTGCCTTTGCCATGCTTCTTCCATATGGAGAAGAGTATGTAGCGTTTCCGGCCATTTTCGATCTGCCAGGGGAAAATGCTGCACAGTTTGCAGACTATATTGAGTATTCATTTGAAGATGCAAAATACGATGATCCAGAAGAATACCTGGCTGAATACTTCGTTGACCTCATGAATGACACGCCAAAATCATTGGCAGTTCCATCTATGGACAATTTCGACTGGCCAACCAAGGGTGCAGAGCAGGTAGCCGACATGTTCCGGGACGACATGACAGAAGCCGGCGAAGAACCATGGCTCATCGGCATGGGGATTTCACTTTGGATGGAGTATCTGACGAAAACCGGCAAACAGGTCAAAAAGCCTGACAACTATGTTGCGGGTCTTCGATACCTTGTGAGCACGATAGCGCCAACAAAGGAAAATCTCACTCAGAAGGAATTCGGAGAGATATACGGCATCAATGCGAACCGTGTTTCCACTTATTATGGTGAAATTTATGATGCAGTTGAGAAAACTATTATTGAACTGATAGAATCGTCGAATTCATAA
- a CDS encoding YjfB family protein, producing the protein MDIPLMSMVLSQGQVQQQASISVMKKAMDQAEGNAEFIHKMMSGSQIQALQHAAQPHLGGNIDIKG; encoded by the coding sequence TTGGATATCCCATTAATGTCCATGGTCTTATCCCAAGGCCAGGTCCAGCAGCAGGCGTCCATCTCAGTCATGAAGAAAGCCATGGATCAAGCGGAGGGAAATGCAGAATTTATTCATAAAATGATGAGCGGGTCTCAGATACAGGCCCTCCAGCACGCAGCCCAGCCTCACTTAGGCGGCAATATTGATATAAAAGGATGA
- a CDS encoding flagellar protein FliT, with protein sequence MSSVQRFYDLTLELIKTLEHPKLDRDAKMNEVDILLEKRQRAMAGMAPPFSDTEKDLGARLTSLNAKVTQLMTREKLFIQKDIKDLNVKKESTGKYANPYQSMATDGMFYDKRK encoded by the coding sequence GTGAGTTCGGTTCAAAGGTTTTATGATTTAACACTCGAGCTAATCAAAACTCTGGAACATCCAAAGCTTGACCGTGATGCGAAAATGAATGAGGTAGACATTCTTCTTGAAAAACGCCAGCGGGCAATGGCTGGCATGGCTCCTCCATTTTCAGACACCGAAAAGGATCTGGGAGCCAGGCTGACCAGCCTCAATGCCAAAGTCACCCAGCTGATGACAAGGGAAAAGCTATTTATTCAAAAAGACATCAAAGACTTAAACGTTAAAAAGGAATCAACCGGAAAATATGCTAATCCCTATCAATCCATGGCAACGGACGGCATGTTTTATGATAAAAGAAAATAG
- a CDS encoding chromate transporter, with the protein MIYVQIFLAFFIPGILGYGGGPSSIPLIEHEVVDNYEWMTTNEFSEMLAMGNALPGPIATKMAGYIGYEQGGVLGSIIGVFATVAPSMILMLALLGLLMKYKESPRVKRMTNYIRPIIAVLLGVMTYDFLFSSYDGIGIWQTLFIGLLSFFLLEKLKVHPAFVIAGALVYGGFILA; encoded by the coding sequence ATGATATATGTACAGATTTTTCTGGCATTTTTCATCCCCGGGATCCTTGGATACGGTGGGGGACCTTCATCCATTCCCTTGATTGAACATGAAGTGGTAGACAATTATGAGTGGATGACAACGAATGAATTCAGTGAAATGCTGGCAATGGGCAATGCCCTGCCAGGTCCGATTGCAACAAAAATGGCAGGTTATATTGGCTATGAGCAGGGAGGGGTTCTTGGATCTATAATTGGTGTATTTGCAACAGTAGCACCTTCCATGATCTTAATGCTAGCCTTGCTTGGGCTGCTGATGAAATATAAAGAATCCCCCCGTGTTAAACGGATGACCAATTATATTCGGCCGATTATCGCTGTTCTGCTTGGCGTTATGACTTATGATTTCCTATTCTCATCTTATGATGGAATTGGGATCTGGCAGACGCTTTTCATTGGGCTGCTTAGTTTTTTCCTTTTGGAAAAACTTAAAGTGCATCCCGCTTTTGTTATTGCAGGGGCACTCGTTTATGGGGGATTTATTTTGGCATAA
- a CDS encoding gamma-glutamyltransferase family protein: protein MNFDFHNHPYTSQRTTVMANNGMVATSQPLAAQAGLDMMRKEGNAIDAAIATAAALTVVEPTSNGIGGDAFALVWTKGELHGLNASGPAPKSISIEAIKERGFEKMPTHGWMPVTVPGAPSAWAELSKRFGKLPLKDVLQPAIDYAEKGYPLTPILGKYWQVAYKKFKQILTDDEFQHWFETFAPDGRAPDIGEIWRSEGHASTLRAIGETDGESFYRGEIAEKIDAFSKKYNAFLSKEDLADYKAEWVDPIKVHYRGYDVWEIPPNGQGLVALLGLNIAKGFEFRDKDTVDTYHKQIEAMKLAFTDGKAFITDPAEMRVTVEELLSEEYGESRRSEIAGEALTPEPYKPPRGGTVYLATADSEGNMVSFIQSNYMGFGSGLVVPGTGIALQNRGHDFSLDPEHHNALKPGKKTYHTIIPGFLTKDGEAVGPFGVMGGYMQPQGHMQVVMNTVDFHLNPQAALDAPRWQWIEGKKVQVEPHFPNHIAQALVRKGHQIEVTVDTGGFGRGQIIWRDPKTGVLMGGTEARTDGSIAAW from the coding sequence ATGAACTTTGATTTCCACAACCACCCATATACTTCACAGCGAACGACCGTCATGGCGAATAACGGCATGGTGGCTACTTCCCAGCCGCTTGCGGCACAGGCTGGATTAGATATGATGAGAAAAGAGGGAAATGCCATAGATGCAGCAATCGCCACAGCAGCTGCTCTTACAGTGGTTGAACCGACATCAAACGGAATCGGCGGCGACGCATTTGCACTAGTCTGGACAAAAGGGGAACTGCATGGATTGAATGCAAGCGGCCCTGCACCAAAGTCCATTTCTATAGAAGCTATAAAGGAAAGAGGCTTCGAAAAAATGCCGACGCACGGCTGGATGCCGGTGACAGTGCCAGGTGCTCCGTCCGCGTGGGCAGAGCTTTCCAAGCGATTCGGCAAGCTTCCATTAAAAGATGTCCTTCAGCCCGCAATCGATTATGCTGAAAAAGGCTATCCGTTAACACCGATTCTCGGCAAGTACTGGCAGGTTGCTTATAAAAAATTTAAGCAGATTCTAACGGATGACGAATTCCAGCATTGGTTTGAAACCTTTGCTCCAGATGGCAGGGCACCTGATATTGGAGAGATCTGGCGCTCTGAAGGGCATGCTTCCACTTTAAGAGCAATAGGCGAAACAGACGGGGAAAGCTTCTACCGCGGAGAAATTGCTGAAAAAATTGATGCTTTTTCAAAAAAATATAATGCATTCCTATCAAAGGAAGACCTCGCAGATTACAAGGCGGAATGGGTTGACCCCATCAAAGTTCATTACCGCGGATATGATGTCTGGGAAATCCCGCCGAACGGGCAGGGACTTGTCGCTCTTTTGGGCTTAAATATCGCTAAAGGCTTTGAATTCCGCGATAAAGACACGGTTGATACATATCACAAACAAATAGAAGCGATGAAGTTAGCTTTTACTGATGGCAAGGCATTTATTACGGATCCTGCAGAAATGAGAGTGACAGTTGAAGAATTGCTCTCAGAGGAGTACGGCGAATCCCGCCGCAGCGAGATTGCGGGCGAAGCTCTGACACCTGAGCCTTACAAGCCGCCGCGCGGAGGTACTGTTTATCTGGCGACAGCAGACAGTGAAGGCAATATGGTTTCCTTTATCCAAAGCAACTATATGGGCTTTGGGTCCGGGCTTGTCGTCCCTGGAACAGGAATTGCCCTACAGAATCGCGGGCACGACTTCTCTCTTGATCCGGAGCATCATAATGCACTGAAGCCCGGCAAGAAAACATACCACACGATTATCCCTGGATTCCTGACAAAAGACGGAGAAGCAGTTGGACCGTTCGGTGTGATGGGAGGCTATATGCAGCCGCAGGGGCATATGCAGGTGGTCATGAATACAGTGGATTTTCATTTGAATCCGCAGGCAGCCCTTGATGCGCCAAGATGGCAATGGATTGAAGGGAAAAAGGTCCAGGTGGAACCGCACTTCCCTAATCATATTGCACAGGCTTTGGTGCGTAAAGGCCATCAAATTGAAGTAACCGTTGATACCGGCGGATTCGGCCGCGGCCAGATTATCTGGCGTGACCCAAAAACAGGCGTGCTTATGGGTGGAACAGAAGCACGCACAGACGGATCAATCGCAGCCTGGTAA
- the fliD gene encoding flagellar filament capping protein FliD, with amino-acid sequence MVRIGGLASGMDIDQLVSDLMKAERMPLDKLKQKKQVLEWQRDDYRAMNSLLLDFRSELTQMKLTTRYRSRLTTSSNEAMVTATASGAASQSSYSISKVTQLASAETRVNGGSISADGKSIDPSKSFYSQESSFLYKGNHTDSNGNTVASAWKNGAVLSKSINVTDPAAISFGDMSKVDLNEISSWSVKVNGVGFNALSEAELSAANRPLKENEVLVKEDGTLQFGKEPAKGSVIKIDYVATERTGSHAISSSTSSIQLAQGALNEVKSIKIKETSSGTTTEKTFSMGNIENGEREILDDANKVVGTLNYETGKITFNSDMKKPAEGSGTTMTLEIAYDHKYTAFSVDTSTSKGERHDSFLISGSESLNNVISKVNASSAGVNMFFDSATGQMTMTRTETGDFNKIGAEITTSGSFLNDVLRFKGAAVKEEGRNAEFVINGLATNRSSNTFEVNGVTFTLKQTFEDQPVSINVSNDSTKVFDNIKAFVDKYNEMIDKIQKKTGEERYRSYTPLTDEQREQLSDKQQEQWEERAKSGLLRKDSTLQSVLSGMRMNFYQPVSNDLVSPLSNQLASIGIKTTSNYLEGGKLEIDEAALKKAIEDDPVSVENLFRGEGQTDGQRGIAHRLYDTVNAAMDKLKTKAGNSFSTNQQFTIGRELNDVGKRIDSFEDKLKQVEDRYWRQFTAMEKAIQRSNEQSMFLMNQFGGM; translated from the coding sequence TCTGACAACTTCTTCAAATGAAGCAATGGTAACTGCCACTGCGAGCGGTGCAGCCAGCCAGTCTTCTTACTCCATTTCAAAAGTAACACAGCTGGCAAGTGCTGAGACTCGGGTGAACGGCGGCAGCATTTCTGCGGATGGGAAGTCAATAGACCCAAGCAAAAGCTTTTATTCACAGGAAAGCAGTTTTCTGTATAAAGGTAATCATACAGATTCAAATGGAAACACTGTCGCGAGTGCTTGGAAAAATGGTGCAGTTTTAAGTAAAAGTATTAATGTGACCGATCCAGCTGCTATTAGTTTCGGAGATATGTCCAAAGTGGACCTTAATGAAATTAGCTCCTGGAGTGTAAAAGTTAATGGAGTAGGATTTAATGCGCTGAGTGAGGCAGAACTGAGTGCGGCGAACCGTCCCTTAAAAGAGAATGAAGTGCTGGTAAAAGAAGATGGAACACTGCAATTCGGTAAGGAACCTGCAAAGGGAAGTGTCATTAAGATTGATTACGTAGCTACTGAACGCACAGGTTCACACGCTATTTCAAGCAGCACTTCCTCTATTCAATTGGCTCAAGGTGCCCTGAACGAAGTGAAAAGCATTAAGATAAAGGAAACATCGTCCGGAACGACCACTGAGAAAACTTTTTCAATGGGCAATATCGAGAATGGGGAAAGAGAAATACTCGATGATGCCAATAAAGTGGTAGGCACCCTTAACTATGAAACAGGAAAAATCACGTTTAATTCTGATATGAAAAAGCCCGCAGAGGGATCTGGTACAACGATGACCCTGGAGATTGCGTATGACCACAAATACACTGCTTTTTCAGTCGATACCTCAACTTCTAAAGGAGAGCGTCATGATTCCTTCCTTATTTCAGGCAGTGAGTCTCTGAATAATGTCATCAGTAAAGTCAATGCTTCAAGTGCTGGTGTCAATATGTTCTTTGATAGTGCTACTGGCCAAATGACGATGACCCGCACAGAGACGGGTGATTTTAATAAGATTGGGGCTGAGATCACGACAAGCGGAAGCTTTCTAAATGATGTTCTGCGCTTTAAAGGAGCTGCGGTCAAAGAAGAAGGAAGAAACGCTGAATTCGTGATTAACGGATTGGCTACTAATCGGAGCTCAAATACATTTGAAGTGAACGGCGTCACCTTTACTCTTAAGCAGACATTTGAAGATCAGCCGGTCAGCATCAATGTCAGCAATGATTCCACAAAGGTTTTTGATAATATTAAGGCATTTGTGGATAAATACAATGAAATGATTGATAAAATCCAGAAAAAAACTGGTGAAGAACGTTATAGAAGCTACACCCCGTTAACAGATGAACAGCGTGAGCAGCTATCAGACAAGCAGCAGGAGCAATGGGAAGAAAGAGCGAAAAGCGGTCTCTTGCGCAAGGATTCTACGCTTCAGTCTGTTTTATCCGGGATGCGAATGAACTTTTACCAGCCCGTATCGAATGATCTTGTTTCTCCGCTTTCTAATCAGCTGGCCAGTATCGGCATTAAAACGACCAGCAATTATTTAGAAGGCGGTAAGCTGGAAATTGATGAAGCCGCCCTGAAAAAGGCAATCGAAGATGATCCTGTGTCTGTTGAGAATCTTTTTAGAGGGGAAGGACAGACAGACGGGCAAAGAGGGATTGCCCACAGGCTTTATGATACAGTAAACGCTGCTATGGATAAATTGAAGACAAAAGCCGGAAACAGCTTCTCAACCAATCAGCAGTTTACCATTGGCAGGGAACTGAATGATGTAGGCAAGCGGATTGATAGCTTTGAAGATAAATTAAAGCAGGTTGAAGACCGCTACTGGCGCCAGTTCACCGCCATGGAAAAAGCGATTCAGCGGTCCAATGAGCAGTCCATGTTCCTCATGAACCAGTTTGGCGGCATGTAA
- the fliS gene encoding flagellar export chaperone FliS gives MAVSNPYQSYQQNSVNTASPGELTLMLYNGCLKFIHQAKKAIMDKNIEAKNTNIQKAQNIIQELMVTLNMDVEVSQNMMSLYDYMNRRLMEANVKNETAILDEVEGLVTEFRDTWKEVIQVNRQKQFSQGGTV, from the coding sequence ATGGCAGTAAGCAATCCATACCAATCTTATCAGCAAAACTCAGTGAATACAGCATCTCCGGGAGAGCTGACACTAATGCTATATAACGGCTGCCTGAAGTTCATCCATCAGGCGAAAAAAGCCATCATGGACAAAAACATTGAGGCGAAAAACACCAATATCCAAAAGGCGCAAAATATTATTCAAGAGCTGATGGTGACGTTGAATATGGATGTAGAGGTATCTCAAAACATGATGTCTTTATATGATTATATGAACCGGAGGCTGATGGAGGCGAATGTCAAGAATGAGACAGCTATTCTTGATGAAGTAGAGGGTCTTGTAACCGAATTCCGCGACACATGGAAGGAAGTCATCCAGGTCAATCGTCAGAAGCAATTCTCCCAAGGCGGCACTGTGTAG
- a CDS encoding methyl-accepting chemotaxis protein — protein MTLRKRLIIVTLIPLVLSISMIGFIIYQTLNIQSSAKDDVELLLKVKDLEQSLVVTSQSLANYTYNSSDANKDQALTMMTEVQENLASLSSVASVPEHKKIIGSIEGKYAELSEVSTEAFNKGNKAEIKRQSIRISGILNDMHLLKKRTNEWYEGILKETNQKIAFITNSSLIGSVLLILLSAIFSWIAARKITKPINAIVEKAEKISEGDLTADLSQLSFKANSRYEVDKLTEAFSKMVVNLKGTVQSIEEVSQNVKGFAEDVASYMTNLNESSSQVAVSTDELARGSQAISEDVQATAELMSVMGEQFSAVHHSSEQSATQSTQALESVDQGRVFLEKQMKLAEEIASSSNHIKSSVSEFAQFTKEIEGAANTVKDIADQTNLLALNAAIEAARAGEAGKGFAVVAEEVRKLADSSSKATDLIASMVSNIQNGISNIYTATEQGHILSKEQSQSMTETEHVFETISEHVSGIHSHLEKLVEDMKTSSDMSQQVISAVENISAVTEETAAGTEEISASTEEQLSAFEQVMFKVEQLKEMTGVLERELEKFTV, from the coding sequence ATGACATTACGAAAACGCCTCATTATTGTCACGCTGATCCCGCTCGTGCTATCGATCAGCATGATAGGCTTTATCATATACCAGACGTTAAATATTCAAAGCTCCGCTAAAGATGATGTGGAACTGCTTCTTAAAGTGAAGGACCTGGAGCAAAGCCTGGTGGTGACAAGTCAGTCGCTTGCCAATTATACCTACAATTCAAGTGACGCCAACAAGGACCAGGCACTAACCATGATGACAGAAGTTCAGGAAAACCTAGCTTCCCTCTCTTCGGTTGCCTCAGTTCCCGAGCATAAAAAAATCATTGGCAGCATTGAAGGAAAATATGCAGAGTTATCGGAAGTTTCAACTGAAGCCTTCAACAAGGGAAACAAAGCGGAAATCAAGCGTCAGAGCATAAGAATTTCCGGAATTCTAAACGATATGCACCTACTGAAGAAACGCACAAATGAATGGTATGAAGGCATTCTTAAGGAAACCAACCAGAAAATCGCCTTTATCACGAATTCCTCCCTCATAGGAAGCGTGCTGCTTATTCTGTTATCAGCTATTTTCTCATGGATCGCCGCGAGAAAGATTACAAAACCAATCAATGCGATTGTAGAAAAAGCAGAGAAAATTTCAGAGGGAGACTTAACAGCAGACTTATCACAGCTTTCTTTTAAAGCGAACAGCCGCTACGAAGTGGATAAACTAACGGAAGCTTTCTCAAAAATGGTTGTGAATCTAAAAGGAACCGTGCAATCCATTGAAGAGGTCAGCCAGAATGTAAAAGGATTTGCCGAGGATGTGGCTTCCTATATGACCAACTTAAATGAAAGCAGCAGTCAGGTGGCCGTTTCAACGGACGAATTGGCGAGAGGCAGCCAGGCCATCTCTGAAGACGTTCAGGCAACCGCCGAGTTGATGAGCGTAATGGGTGAGCAATTTTCGGCTGTCCACCATTCCAGCGAGCAAAGCGCCACACAAAGCACACAGGCATTGGAGTCTGTTGATCAAGGCAGAGTGTTTTTAGAAAAACAAATGAAACTTGCTGAAGAAATCGCAAGCTCGTCCAATCATATAAAAAGCTCAGTCAGCGAGTTTGCCCAGTTCACCAAGGAAATTGAAGGGGCAGCTAACACGGTAAAAGATATTGCAGATCAAACAAATCTGCTGGCATTAAATGCAGCCATTGAAGCAGCCCGTGCCGGTGAAGCCGGTAAAGGGTTTGCGGTTGTAGCAGAAGAAGTCCGGAAGCTCGCCGATTCCTCTTCAAAAGCAACCGATCTGATCGCCTCGATGGTCAGCAATATCCAAAATGGAATCAGCAATATTTACACAGCAACTGAACAGGGGCATATCCTTTCAAAAGAGCAATCCCAATCGATGACTGAGACGGAACATGTCTTTGAAACCATTTCCGAGCATGTATCCGGTATTCACAGCCATCTGGAAAAATTGGTTGAAGATATGAAAACCTCCAGTGATATGAGCCAGCAGGTTATTAGCGCAGTGGAAAACATTTCAGCGGTAACCGAAGAAACAGCTGCTGGGACTGAAGAAATCTCGGCATCTACCGAAGAACAACTAAGTGCATTTGAGCAGGTTATGTTTAAGGTGGAGCAGCTGAAAGAGATGACCGGTGTTTTAGAGAGGGAATTGGAGAAGTTTACGGTTTAG
- a CDS encoding BMP family ABC transporter substrate-binding protein yields MKKLLPILLMFSLFFLAACSASEQSTNQNKEYKIGILLSDTGLGDESFNDSAFRGLEKARDELGILFDYQEAPDGNFEKPLEELVKEDHDLIIGLGFTAQEALEKTAKKYPEQQFLLIDAVSELDNVVSLTFKEHEGSFLVGMLAAMTSETGKLAFIGGMDVPVVHHFENGFTQGAKHFNPKIEILTEYAGTFGDAAIGENIAEKQIAAGADFIYPAAGFTGFGALKKAEEKGVLAGGVDSDQYFVAEKAVATSMVKNIDTAVFNLAKELTENGKIEASSYEWGLAENGVGLSEIRVVSLTEEQQAALKKATEDIINGKITVTAE; encoded by the coding sequence TTGAAAAAACTACTACCTATTCTGCTGATGTTCAGTTTATTTTTTTTGGCGGCCTGCTCTGCCTCTGAACAAAGCACAAATCAAAATAAAGAATATAAAATTGGCATTCTCCTATCTGACACTGGCCTGGGAGATGAGTCTTTCAACGACTCTGCCTTCCGTGGCCTGGAAAAAGCCCGGGATGAGCTGGGCATTCTGTTTGATTACCAAGAAGCTCCAGACGGAAATTTTGAAAAGCCGCTTGAAGAGCTGGTCAAAGAAGATCATGACCTGATTATCGGACTGGGTTTCACAGCACAGGAAGCACTCGAAAAGACGGCAAAGAAATATCCAGAACAGCAATTTTTGCTGATTGATGCTGTATCCGAGCTTGATAATGTGGTCTCACTTACTTTTAAGGAGCATGAAGGCAGCTTTCTAGTCGGAATGCTCGCTGCCATGACAAGCGAAACAGGCAAACTAGCTTTTATCGGAGGCATGGATGTCCCCGTTGTCCACCATTTTGAGAATGGATTTACTCAAGGAGCTAAACACTTTAATCCAAAAATAGAAATATTAACAGAATATGCCGGAACTTTTGGGGATGCAGCTATCGGTGAGAATATCGCCGAGAAGCAAATTGCTGCAGGTGCAGATTTTATCTACCCTGCTGCCGGATTCACCGGTTTTGGCGCACTGAAAAAAGCTGAAGAAAAAGGCGTGCTTGCCGGCGGTGTCGACTCCGACCAATATTTTGTTGCTGAAAAAGCCGTTGCCACATCGATGGTTAAAAACATCGACACTGCTGTTTTTAACCTGGCGAAAGAATTGACGGAAAACGGAAAAATCGAAGCTTCCTCCTATGAATGGGGACTGGCAGAAAACGGTGTCGGCCTTTCTGAAATCCGGGTCGTTTCCTTAACAGAGGAGCAGCAAGCTGCATTAAAAAAAGCAACTGAAGACATAATCAATGGAAAAATCACAGTAACCGCTGAATAA
- a CDS encoding chromate transporter yields MKQKEIFIAFFRSGLLGFGGGPSSIPLVHKEVVDTFKFMDSDEFGDILALANALPGPINTKMAGYIGFRVGGFTGMLNALIATMVPTIVLMIVLLTALNNFKDQPWVDGMTKAVVPVVAVMLATLTWDFIKKSTKSSLGWVWTLLFVAASLVLIEFVNIHPGIIIFIALVTALLKKDAAEKNEAKKERNPA; encoded by the coding sequence ATGAAACAAAAGGAGATCTTCATAGCGTTTTTTCGCTCCGGGCTTTTAGGATTTGGCGGTGGCCCATCCTCCATTCCGCTGGTCCACAAAGAGGTTGTGGATACCTTTAAATTTATGGATTCAGATGAGTTTGGGGATATATTAGCTTTGGCAAATGCCCTGCCAGGCCCCATAAATACAAAAATGGCGGGATATATCGGCTTTCGGGTCGGCGGATTTACGGGAATGCTGAACGCACTAATCGCTACAATGGTACCAACCATCGTTCTTATGATTGTACTTTTAACAGCATTAAATAACTTTAAAGATCAGCCATGGGTTGATGGCATGACGAAGGCAGTTGTTCCCGTTGTGGCTGTTATGCTTGCTACTTTAACATGGGACTTTATCAAAAAATCTACCAAATCATCACTCGGCTGGGTATGGACACTTCTTTTTGTAGCGGCCAGCTTGGTTCTTATCGAATTTGTGAATATTCATCCTGGAATTATTATATTTATTGCACTGGTGACTGCCCTCCTGAAAAAGGATGCTGCAGAAAAAAATGAAGCTAAAAAGGAGAGGAATCCGGCATGA
- a CDS encoding sporulation protein — protein MILRKYMSMLGIGSAKIDLQLPKLQYSPGENVSGIFLIEGGTIDQQIKRIECDLVMASPDEEKEEVIGTSTILSTKVIESEETNKLDFNFQLPEDIPCSAPDRIFQFKTRLIFNEGVKSADLDKITIIR, from the coding sequence TTGATTTTACGAAAATACATGTCAATGCTTGGAATAGGCTCTGCGAAAATTGATCTGCAGCTGCCAAAGCTTCAGTATTCGCCGGGAGAAAATGTGAGCGGAATCTTCCTGATTGAAGGAGGAACGATTGATCAGCAGATTAAGCGGATTGAATGTGACCTGGTCATGGCTTCGCCTGACGAAGAGAAGGAGGAAGTGATCGGGACATCGACCATTCTATCCACCAAAGTCATTGAATCAGAAGAAACCAATAAATTGGACTTTAACTTCCAGCTGCCTGAAGACATTCCCTGCTCTGCACCAGATCGGATTTTTCAATTTAAAACTAGACTGATTTTTAACGAAGGCGTCAAAAGCGCCGACCTGGATAAAATCACGATTATTCGATAA
- a CDS encoding DUF1232 domain-containing protein, with amino-acid sequence MKFLKRIKFVLKFWKFLPFLRDYFLSPEVSAGKKLFPIAAGLLYILLPLDLVPDFLSIFGFTDDIVITSFVLQQMVKMAPESLKEKYKVLEE; translated from the coding sequence ATGAAGTTTCTCAAACGCATCAAATTTGTATTAAAATTTTGGAAGTTCCTGCCCTTTCTGAGGGATTACTTTCTATCACCGGAAGTATCGGCCGGCAAAAAGCTGTTCCCTATTGCGGCCGGACTTCTTTATATCCTACTGCCGCTCGATCTTGTGCCCGACTTCCTGTCGATCTTCGGATTTACAGATGATATTGTAATTACATCATTTGTCCTTCAGCAGATGGTGAAAATGGCTCCGGAGTCGCTAAAGGAAAAATATAAGGTCCTGGAGGAATGA